From Rhodococcus antarcticus, the proteins below share one genomic window:
- a CDS encoding AAA family ATPase, translating into MTTSPPLFTSVDDVVEKLATTGYLADKATATSVFLADRLGKPLLVEGPAGVGKTELARAVSEATGAGLVRLQCYEGVDEARALYEWNHAKQLLRIQAGSGDWQQTQEDVFSEEFLLTRPLLTAIRRTEPTVLLIDETDKADVEIEGLLLEVLSDFAVTVPELGTIVATRKPFVVLTSNATRELSEALKRRCLFLHLDFPDAELERRILASRVPDLPEALAEQLVRTMRVLRGMQLKKLPSVAETIDWGRTLLALGLDTLDDAAVRSTLGVVLKHQSDQLRAAGELRLN; encoded by the coding sequence GTGACCACCAGCCCGCCGTTGTTCACCAGCGTCGACGACGTCGTGGAGAAGCTGGCCACCACCGGCTACCTGGCCGACAAGGCCACCGCGACCTCGGTGTTCCTGGCCGACCGGCTCGGCAAGCCCCTTCTCGTCGAGGGCCCCGCCGGGGTGGGCAAGACCGAGCTGGCCCGTGCCGTCTCCGAGGCCACCGGCGCCGGGCTCGTCCGCCTGCAGTGCTACGAGGGCGTCGACGAGGCGAGGGCGCTCTACGAGTGGAACCACGCCAAGCAGCTGCTGCGGATCCAGGCCGGCAGCGGCGACTGGCAGCAGACGCAGGAGGACGTGTTCAGCGAGGAGTTCCTGCTGACGCGCCCCCTGCTCACCGCCATCCGTCGCACCGAGCCGACGGTGCTGCTCATCGACGAGACCGACAAGGCCGACGTCGAGATCGAGGGCCTGCTGCTGGAGGTCCTCAGCGACTTCGCCGTCACCGTCCCCGAGCTCGGGACCATCGTGGCCACCCGCAAGCCGTTCGTGGTGCTGACCTCCAACGCCACCCGCGAGCTCAGCGAGGCCCTCAAGCGCCGCTGCCTGTTCCTGCACCTGGACTTCCCCGACGCCGAGCTCGAGCGGCGCATCCTGGCCAGCCGGGTGCCCGACCTGCCCGAGGCGCTGGCCGAGCAGCTCGTGCGGACCATGCGCGTGCTGCGCGGCATGCAGCTCAAGAAGCTGCCCTCGGTGGCGGAGACCATCGACTGGGGCCGCACGCTGCTGGCGCTGGGCCTGGACACCCTCGACGACGCCGCCGTGCGGTCCACCCTGGGCGTGGTGCTCAAGCACCAGAGCGACCAGCTCCGGGCGGCCGGCGAGCTGCGGCTCAACTAG
- the rsfS gene encoding ribosome silencing factor — protein sequence MTATSSAREAALVAAAAAAEKLAKNITILDVSEQLVITDCFVIASAGNERQVGAIVDEVEEQMRRHGVKPVRREGTKEGRWVLLDFVDVVVHVQHDEERSFYGLERLWKDCPVIPFDADAHQPTGSEASSDAESRELTETERLNRLLKGQ from the coding sequence GTGACCGCCACCAGCTCCGCCCGCGAGGCCGCGCTCGTCGCGGCGGCCGCCGCCGCCGAGAAGCTCGCCAAGAACATCACCATCCTCGACGTGTCCGAGCAGCTCGTCATCACCGACTGCTTCGTCATCGCCTCCGCCGGCAACGAGCGCCAGGTCGGCGCCATCGTCGACGAGGTGGAGGAGCAGATGCGCCGCCACGGGGTGAAGCCCGTGCGCCGCGAGGGCACCAAGGAGGGGCGCTGGGTGCTGCTGGACTTCGTCGACGTCGTGGTGCACGTCCAGCACGACGAGGAGCGCAGCTTCTACGGACTGGAGCGGCTCTGGAAGGACTGCCCCGTCATCCCCTTCGACGCCGACGCGCACCAGCCCACCGGCTCCGAGGCCAGCTCGGACGCCGAGAGCCGCGAGCTCACCGAGACCGAGCGGCTCAACCGCCTCCTCAAGGGCCAGTGA
- a CDS encoding vWA domain-containing protein gives MASRPSWLADERPAAPHGLPGHLVSFVEALRSRGIGVGPSETVDAGRVMEVLDLLDREALREGLAAALLRRATHRRTYDSLFDLWFPAVIGERFVGGADAVDTELPRDEDGDVDLDAVRDLLAELLAEGSARSRGLSRMLAREVAEQLGRYETRSGPSFSAYQALRDISPDTLLARILEALLGGEEAAGAASDFDTEIARRTAKERIAEFRRDVEEEVRRRTAERVGKEKVAASSVPKIAEQVDFLRARSDELVELRKTVAPLARRLASRLAARRRRSRRGAIDLRRTLRKSMSTGGVPVSLELKKPRPGRPELVILCDVSGSVAGFSHFTLLLVSALREQFSRVRVFAFVDTTDEVTSFFDPGSDLADAMARMTHEAKLVAFDGHSDYGNALGDFAETFADAVTTKSSVLVLGDARTNYRDPNLAVLRRLASTARHVHWLNPEPRSQWGSGDSAADRYAALVPMHECRTAEQLAEVVARLLPV, from the coding sequence GTGGCCAGCCGCCCGTCCTGGCTCGCCGACGAGCGCCCGGCTGCGCCGCACGGCCTGCCCGGTCACCTCGTCTCCTTCGTCGAGGCGCTGCGCTCGCGGGGCATCGGGGTCGGCCCGTCGGAGACCGTCGACGCCGGACGGGTCATGGAGGTCCTCGACCTGCTCGACCGCGAGGCGCTGCGGGAGGGCCTGGCCGCCGCCCTGCTGCGCCGCGCCACCCACCGCCGCACCTACGACAGCCTGTTCGACCTGTGGTTCCCCGCCGTCATCGGCGAGCGCTTCGTCGGGGGGGCGGACGCGGTGGACACCGAGCTGCCGCGCGACGAGGACGGCGACGTCGATCTCGACGCCGTGCGCGACCTGCTCGCCGAGCTCCTGGCCGAGGGCTCCGCCCGGTCCCGCGGGCTCAGCCGCATGCTCGCCCGCGAGGTCGCCGAGCAGCTCGGCCGCTACGAGACGCGCTCCGGTCCGTCCTTCTCGGCCTACCAGGCGCTGCGCGACATCTCCCCGGACACGCTGCTCGCCCGGATCCTCGAGGCCCTGCTCGGGGGCGAGGAGGCTGCGGGGGCGGCGAGCGACTTCGACACCGAGATCGCCCGTCGCACCGCCAAGGAGCGCATCGCCGAGTTCCGCCGCGACGTCGAGGAGGAGGTGCGTCGGCGCACCGCCGAGCGGGTCGGCAAGGAGAAGGTCGCGGCCTCGAGCGTGCCCAAGATCGCCGAGCAGGTCGACTTCCTCCGTGCGCGCAGCGACGAGCTCGTCGAGCTGCGCAAGACCGTGGCGCCCCTGGCCCGGCGGCTCGCGAGCCGGCTCGCCGCGCGCCGGCGCCGCAGCCGCCGCGGGGCCATCGACCTGCGTCGGACCCTGCGGAAGTCGATGTCCACCGGTGGTGTCCCGGTGAGCCTGGAGCTGAAGAAGCCGCGGCCCGGGCGGCCCGAGCTCGTCATCCTCTGCGACGTCTCCGGGTCGGTGGCGGGGTTCAGCCACTTCACCCTGCTGCTCGTCAGCGCCCTGCGCGAGCAGTTCTCCCGGGTGCGGGTGTTCGCCTTCGTCGACACCACCGACGAGGTCACCTCGTTCTTCGACCCGGGCAGCGACCTGGCCGACGCCATGGCCCGGATGACGCACGAGGCGAAGCTCGTCGCCTTCGACGGGCACTCCGACTACGGCAACGCGCTGGGGGACTTCGCGGAGACCTTCGCCGACGCGGTCACCACCAAGAGCTCGGTGCTGGTGCTCGGCGACGCCCGGACCAACTACCGCGACCCGAATCTGGCCGTGCTGCGCCGCCTCGCCTCCACCGCGAGGCACGTGCACTGGCTCAACCCCGAGCCGCGGTCCCAGTGGGGCAGCGGGGACTCCGCCGCCGACCGGTACGCCGCGCTGGTCCCCATGCACGAGTGCCGCACCGCCGAGCAGCTCGCCGAGGTCGTCGCCCGCCTGCTGCCGGTCTGA
- the octT gene encoding diglucosylglycerate octanoyltransferase, which translates to MAEPPVLLVIADSLAHHGPERAHPADHPRIWPVLAAAELGWRCELVARVGWTSRDAWWALTQDPRVWAATGQAGAVVLAVGGMDTLPSPLPTALREQLRYLRPPALRRVARAAYGWAQPRLSPLGRPVALPPRLSVEHLELCRAALHALRPDLPVIGTLPSVHRSAAYAGVHAGRPAAERALRVWSATSGVPLVDLRAAVGEHVLSGRGNPDGLHWGWEGHRSVADAVVAQVRATTAAQVRASGVGGLS; encoded by the coding sequence GTGGCTGAACCCCCCGTGCTGCTCGTGATCGCCGACAGCCTCGCCCACCACGGCCCCGAGCGCGCCCACCCCGCCGACCACCCGCGGATCTGGCCGGTGCTGGCCGCGGCGGAGCTGGGGTGGCGCTGCGAGCTCGTCGCCCGGGTCGGCTGGACCAGCCGCGACGCGTGGTGGGCGCTGACCCAGGACCCCCGCGTGTGGGCCGCGACCGGCCAGGCCGGTGCGGTGGTGCTGGCGGTGGGCGGCATGGACACGCTGCCGTCCCCGCTGCCGACGGCGCTGCGTGAGCAGCTGCGCTACCTCCGGCCCCCGGCCCTGCGTCGCGTCGCCCGCGCCGCGTACGGGTGGGCGCAGCCGCGGCTGTCCCCGCTCGGCCGGCCGGTGGCGCTGCCGCCCCGGCTCAGCGTCGAGCACCTGGAGCTGTGCCGGGCGGCGCTGCACGCCCTGCGGCCCGATCTGCCCGTCATCGGCACCCTGCCCTCGGTGCACCGCAGCGCCGCCTACGCCGGCGTGCACGCCGGGCGTCCGGCCGCCGAGCGGGCGCTGCGGGTGTGGTCGGCGACCTCGGGGGTGCCGCTGGTGGACCTGCGGGCGGCGGTGGGGGAGCACGTGCTGTCCGGGCGCGGCAACCCCGACGGGCTGCACTGGGGGTGGGAGGGTCACCGCTCCGTCGCCGACGCCGTGGTCGCCCAGGTGCGTGCGACCACGGCGGCCCAGGTGCGTGCGAGCGGGGTGGGCGGACTGTCCTAG
- a CDS encoding histidine phosphatase family protein, whose translation MQGQLDIGLNDRGREQAATVAPLVAALHPELVVTSDLARAADTAAAVAAAAGVAVHPDARLRETLLGQWQGLTHTEVEEHTPGGFPAWRSDALYRPPGGETRVEVAERGAAVVDELPEGPGTVVLVAHGGLVAALTARLLELPVARWAVVGGLGNTRWAELVPRVVDGRPSWRLEAWDTRG comes from the coding sequence ATGCAGGGCCAGCTCGACATCGGGCTCAACGACCGTGGACGCGAGCAGGCGGCGACCGTCGCACCGCTGGTCGCCGCGCTGCACCCCGAGCTCGTGGTCACCTCGGACCTCGCCCGGGCCGCGGACACCGCCGCGGCGGTCGCTGCCGCCGCGGGGGTGGCGGTCCACCCCGACGCGCGGCTGCGGGAGACGCTGCTGGGCCAGTGGCAGGGACTGACCCACACCGAGGTCGAGGAGCACACCCCCGGGGGTTTCCCGGCCTGGCGCTCCGACGCGCTGTACCGCCCGCCCGGTGGCGAGACCAGGGTGGAGGTGGCCGAGCGCGGTGCGGCGGTGGTCGACGAGCTGCCCGAGGGGCCCGGCACGGTCGTCCTGGTGGCGCACGGCGGCCTGGTCGCGGCGCTGACCGCCCGGCTGCTCGAGCTGCCCGTCGCCCGCTGGGCGGTGGTCGGCGGACTCGGGAACACCCGCTGGGCCGAGCTCGTGCCACGGGTGGTGGACGGTCGTCCCTCCTGGCGGCTGGAGGCGTGGGACACCCGTGGCTGA
- the nadD gene encoding nicotinate-nucleotide adenylyltransferase gives MGGTFDPVHHGHLVAASEVAERFALDEVVFVPTGEPYQKREHLVSPAEDRYLMTVIATASNPRFSVSRVDIDRVGPTYTVDTLRDLRAQHPDAELYFITGADALAAILSWHRVEDLFDLAHFVGVTRPGFELEADHLGDLRPGALDLVEIPALAISSTECRTRAAEGRPVWYLVPDGVVQYISKRDLYRPADAPRPDGTVRTSDPSPHHAPPLTAPAPPIAPGATP, from the coding sequence ATGGGCGGGACGTTCGACCCCGTGCACCACGGCCACCTGGTGGCCGCCAGCGAGGTCGCGGAGCGGTTCGCCCTCGACGAGGTGGTCTTCGTGCCCACCGGCGAGCCGTACCAGAAGCGTGAGCACCTGGTCAGCCCGGCCGAGGACCGCTACCTCATGACGGTCATCGCCACCGCGTCCAACCCGCGGTTCTCGGTGAGCCGGGTCGACATCGACCGGGTGGGTCCCACCTACACCGTCGACACCCTGCGCGACCTGCGGGCCCAGCACCCGGACGCCGAGCTGTACTTCATCACCGGGGCCGACGCACTGGCGGCCATCCTGTCCTGGCACCGGGTGGAGGACCTGTTCGACCTGGCCCACTTCGTCGGCGTCACCCGGCCCGGGTTCGAGCTGGAGGCCGACCACCTGGGAGACCTGCGGCCCGGGGCCCTGGACCTCGTGGAGATCCCCGCCCTGGCCATCTCCTCCACCGAGTGCCGCACCCGCGCCGCCGAGGGGCGTCCGGTCTGGTACCTCGTGCCCGACGGGGTGGTCCAGTACATCTCCAAGCGCGACCTCTACCGCCCCGCCGACGCGCCCCGTCCGGACGGCACCGTCCGCACCTCGGACCCGTCCCCGCACCACGCCCCACCACTGACAGCACCTGCACCACCGATCGCACCAGGAGCCACACCGTGA